Genomic window (Castor canadensis chromosome X, mCasCan1.hap1v2, whole genome shotgun sequence):
GAACTCCTTAATTCCATGTATGGCTGCATCTAAAATGCCTCACAATCCTGGGCATCTCTGGGAAGGGCCTGgagaagaacactgaaaaatctgttttatccttGTTTAAGAGCATAGGAGATACGCCCCTATGCTATTGCACACAAGTCTGGTTaccacatattaagaaaaactaaattaacggttatgataggtagttaaaataattaaggaaatgtgtgCTTGTGCGGCAGAGAACTAATGAAGCCTGAGATGTTAGTGGCCACTGAGAAAAGCTATCTGGGACTTATTTTACAGTGTAAGCTTGAAAGTGACATTACAATTGTTGCCATGGAGATCACCAtttcaaaagagagaaatgatattttttgttCTCAGGGGTCTAACAGCTCAGATAAGTTATGACCCAGCTAAATTTGAAGATTAGACTCTTGTCAGCTTTCTTACTACTTCAACTACTGGCAGTTTCGTGTGCGCATTTAGTTCTCCTGCTTAGAAGTATGAAGGACAGGAGTGTGTATTTGACACAATTTAGCTGACCATAAAGACAGTGTCTCTCAAAATGTACAATTTTACCAGATTATTTAACGGttttattaaatagaaataacCTGAGAAGTAGTTATGATGGGAATCATGAACCAAATTTGGGCTTCCTATGCCCCCgatttaggtgatttataaatGTAGTACTTAAAATTGGACCCAGTCTCTGAGGACCTCGCTGTTAATGCTTTGTTTCCAAATTTGGATCCataaattcttaatttcttaTCTTCTAAATTCCCAAATTAGGGTGAAACTTAACTTCTTTCTAATTCCTTGCCAGCTTGGTGAAAGTATCTACTCATCCACAAGTTTGTGCTGCCACTGCTATTAACAACTCTACTTGTCTTTGTGAGCACAAATACCTTGGCACTTCCACAGTAAGCACTTTTAGTTCCTCATGAAAGCATTGCTGAGCATCACAGGTACTCAGTATGTCTTTTTTGTTGACTCAGATTAAGTAGTCATGATGTTACCTTATAGAAGTGATCCAATCCTTTATTATCAGGACACATTTGGCTGTGGTTTGCCTACCCCTTGGGTTAGCAGTTTGTATTCTTAACATCTAATGCCTTTCCTTATCTTCCTGTATTCCAGTTGCTGTGTCTCAAACTGACGCAGAAGAAAAACGTCAAAGTCGCATTAGCTCCTTAGCTACTCAATCTCATAATGCAAGACCAGCTTTTAAACCAATGGGTATAATTTCTGTAATGCTTCGATTGATGTCAAATTGTTGTATCTTTAAAATTCGATATCGTATTAACATCTAACTATATTCTCTTTGTAGTAACCGATAGCTCTGTTCTTAAAAACGACATGAAGCAAAGATTAGCAAAAGAACGTAGACAAGAAAGAAAACGACAAGAGGAAGgtatattttgtttgtgttttgtccattttttttagtttattgttttacatttactcacgtgtatacagtgtttgggtatattttagAAGGTATAtattagatgttttcctttaaatcaaAATGAATGAACTTTATGTAAACATTTCTGAATTGGTTTCCCTTGCTTTTCCTAGTGCTCAAACTTTTTCAAATGGAATATAAATAATCTTTGTTTTGATTgaggagaaagacaaagagtaCTGTATTGGAAGAGTATTTTACAACTGCGTAGATAATCTCCAGGTTTTCTTCAGGAAAAATTTGAATATAGGAAAACATGTACTTCCGTGATTGGGTATACTACTACCTTCATTAATATAAAATCTGCGTGCTTAATACTGTCCCTATAGATGAGGATTGTGAAAGTAGTTTCCTAATAGAAGGAAGCAAAACATATATTCTGGCCATGTGTTTTTTAagcctgtattttaaaatatagcatattaatCTGGTGGAGTTTGACTTGATCTGAAGTCAGCAAAATtttacatgaaagaaaacatttcttgttAATTTGGAATTTTAGTTTGGCCAGAATGAAGGTCATCTGGCTTGGacactatagttcttcagagTTAAATGAATACCTAGTGAAAAATGGTTCTGTGGTGGCCACCTGTGTTTACTTACATAATTAATCTTTAGTTACTAGCATAGACTGTattgttttaagaaagagaatgagataaAATAACCTGTTCCTTCTACGTGTATAATGtgtaaaacttaaatattttcttggttctacaccttgaaaatGTATTTGGAATATTTCAGCCAATAAAGAGATGCAACTCCTTGAGAAGGAACGGAAAGCAAAACTTCAGTTTGAAAAGCAACTGGAAGAAAAACAACGGAAGataaaagagcaaaaagaaaaggatgagcGAAGGAGACTAtcttcagaaaagagaaaacagaatttaGAAGCTGAAACAGTGCGTACTTCTGCAGCCTGTCTGTCTCACTGCATTGCCTGTAtctgaaatacttttttcttaGCCCTTGTCCGCCTTTCCTGGCCCTTTGGAAAGGAGACAATCTTGATACTTCCTGTCTTTGTTTCCTTCCCCTCAGCATTAGAGGCACTCGCCCTGTCCTGGTAAGGTCCAGGAACATAGACCCACCTAACTGCCTTCCAGAAACAGAGCCCTGTCTACCTTCAGGATGTAGCTCACAGGATGCCTTTGGTCTAGGGTTTGCTCTGAGCTGTTCTCTCTGCCACCAAAAAGCATACATTGCTGTCCCATTGCCTAGAGGCTAAGGGCAGATCCCACTGCCTCCCTTCCCTGACTTGTCCCATCTGATTTTCTTCCACCTCTAATTGTCAGAGCACTTGCTGTCCTGTCtagctctccctcccttcccctgtccCTTCTGTTCCTGCCAGTCCCTTTCCTGACATAGTTAGCATTCACTCTCTTGTTTTGTGGCACTATTGCtgcctttttctccctcttttttctttctttggtaccTTGGGCATGCTATTATGAGGCAGTGGCTTCattatgtccttttttttctcttctgtgtcccTTCAGTTTCTTGTGTTATTTATTCTTGGCATCTGGCTATTCTgtatgattttctctttttgacaCTACGTTTTTCTCTTGTAGGTCATTCCACTCCTTTACTCTGAATATGCTTGATTTCTTCTGAATCTGGCATGCTCTCTGTGATGCCATTCTCTCTGTCTAGTCCAGTTAATCTTAAGTGTCCCTAAATAGATCTGGGAGTGactgactgacacacaaaaacttgtacttGATAAAGAAGTTTGGCGAGGGGCATGTTGTCTGAACTGGAAAACTTATGGTAaccaatataatgaatatattaaaagtattggcatttatttttcaaaggagaaaTATAGAGCTGCTGTTTCGCGTACTATGCAATGGAGTACTCGTTTTGATCAGCGATCAAAGAGATGTTCATGGGACGGTTCTACTgagaacactgaaaataaaaatggtaaataatATGATTGCTAAATTTTAAGTTCATTAGTGTTCATATTTAAACATTGGCTTGCATTTTCAGGAAGGTTTTCATCTGTATACACTAAACAAAAATGCAATACACAGTAAATTTATATTTAGCTATGTCATATGCCAATGCAGAAGAAAAAGGTAAGATTTTATAATAGATTTTAACTCAGGATACCCTAAATCTTAAATTTATAATCACCATAAAGATGCCAAATAGTTACACAGCTTATCCAATGcatattttttgaggtactagagattgaaccaaggaccttgcacttgctagacaagtactttaccacttgagccacagcccttgtcccctttattgttttgtttttaggataaggtctcactaatACTTTGTataggctggtcttaaactcttgatcttcttgcctccacctcccaagtagctgggattacaagtgtgcaccaacacacctggctctcctgtatatttttctgaaaaaaaaaataaactgtctACCTTCTTTACTATTGTCGCAATAGAAATTTCCCTGTACCTGAACATAATTCTACACATTTTCATAGAACACAAGTTAAATTTGTGTAGTTTGAAAGGAATGATCACTTGAGCCCCCAGGAGTTTGGGGCTAGTTAGGCAACAGAGTAAAACTCTGTCTTCAAAAATCAGTAAGTAAATACAAAGCAAATACCACTTTTGTGCCTTGTGAATTGAAAAAGCGTAGTAACaggttgaattttaaaatgtatgttttacATTATTAGATACGTTGGCATGTTTTGAGCAATGCTGACAGCTATAAAACTCTACTGCAATAAATGATACTGGGTGATACCATTTAAAGTGTAATTAATTGTAGCTGTGGTTATCCAAGTAAAAGAGAGTCTAAAAGTATTTTATAGTTGTCATATCTTGAAAAGGATTTCTGGGGCAAAAAGAACGTTTGTTTTGTTCAAATTTACATTGCTGTTTGTTCTCTTAAGACTCCTACAGTTTTAACAATGAGCTTgaagggttttttattttgttgccagTCTGAGTGCAACACATTTTCTCTTGTACTTGTCTGAGAGCAGCTGATCCTTTTACCACTCCATCCTCACTATGCTTTCCCAAAGCATTGGATTCATTCAGAGTTAATGTTAAGGAGATTTTTCCTAACACCTTAGTTGTCATAcagcaaaaattaatttattattcacCAACTAAATCCTTTAGAAAAATCAGGTAATATTAATTACAATATCATGTATATGtgctttcattttaatatatctcAATTGTTCCACAAGAGTTGACTATGTTTTACTATCTCATTACCTTCAGGAACTAACAAAGATTTAATATACTGAGTCAACAGTAGTGTGGTTTCATTAATGTGTCTACTTGCCATATTAATGAGACATGTAAGCAGAAGGGACAGGTGATGACTTTGAAGGTAGCAATTACTTAAATTGCACTGAAGGAGCAATTCCAAGTCAtcacaatgtattttaatttacaaGTCCCCGGAAGAGAACTTCTCTTTTAAACAGATATTCCTCAGCATCAAAGCTAGAATATGCCAAGTAAAATGGAAAAGTGTCTACATGAAGCAGGCTGTTTCCCTTATGAGTGGTTGGATTGCATAAGTTGTGACATCAGTATCAAATGCTAATGCTCATGTTTGTTTAAAAATAGTTATGACTAATTATAAATTACTTTTAGTATTAGACACAATGGCTTGTTGTGTAGTCCTAACATGGGAACTCTGGTGTTGTCAGATAATATCAGACATTTTCCCTCTgaatttttaccattttctaacttttttccttttcagaaaatgGAGTAAAGTAATTTTAAGTTTGGGGGTACACAAGATCTCTGTAATCTCTTGAAGTTAAATAAATTCTTACAAGCAGGGGTAGAGAAGAttaaaaatgtttgataaaatgAGTAGCTGACTcccaaaataatatatttaagtcatttttgaaaagaaaagtaatacTCCTTTGATTTAATCTTTAGGAAAAAGAGAACTTAAAAGAAGCTCATCTCTGAATAGAAAGGACAGAAGAGAGCGCTCTCATGGTGACAACCAGTATGTGAACAAGCCAGGTGATTATTTCTCAGTACAATTCATTTTTAAGcatgtttattagcatataattagttgtacagggaggttttattgtgacactatATACCGTATATGCTTACCATATATCTTGGTTAGATCTACCTccttcctccattattctcccaaaTCCTGCCACTCCCTTCTTaagacaatttcaacaggcttcattcttatgttcatacacatatacaaagtacttCGACCATATTCACCGTCCTTCACCCCTATGTtcgctcgcccctcccccatTAATACCTACCTCTgcataggacctgttttacattcctgtccttcgttTAAGGACATTGTTTAAAGGCTTTTCGTTGTGGTATTTCACGCATGAATATATTATCTAAGTACATATCTTAAGTGGTGGCTTAAAAGTGTTATGTGGCCACACTTTGGAGAAAGCTTCACTCTTTTGCCTCTAtgatctttttcttattttcactgCTTGAATTTTTATTCCCCCACATCTCCAATCCcctctgtttttcaacagctttcagtaagTTGACTTGTGCCACCTTCATAACTAAAGAGAATGTACTTCAGCATTGTTCCCCctacctttctctttccctcttcccccatccccctcaTCCCATAGACAGTCCCTCAAATACAGTCATGGCTGACTTTAGCACACTAAAGTGTTTGTTTAAAGTAATTTCTTTTCAACACCTTTTCCCTAGTACTACCCATTTACATGTGTTTCCTTGCTTTTGTTTCATACTGAGCCATTCACTTACCAGAAGACACTCTGCTTAATCGATTCAGGTTAATTCCTATTAGAACAAATGCCATTGTCAGAGGGCTCTTCGTAAACATGATAGACTTACTGGAGCaaaatatttacaacaaaattcatttttttccatttttggcagtattgaggttgaACTCTGATCATCACTTTTGCTAGgcacactctattgcttgagcctcacctccagacctttttcctctggttattcttgagacagggtcttattttttgcccaggctggcttgaaccacaatccttctgttctctgcttttacACTTTCTGCCATATCTGGGATGACACACACATGGCACCACACtcagcatttttttcattgagatggagtctcaaatgGCCTGAAactgtggtcttcctgatctcagcctcccaagtagctaaggtgacaggtgtgagccactggtgcctggcagcaaCTCTGTTTTTGGTGTTGCTTCTGGTTCTGTACTGTGTCTGTGATGCATTTTCACTGAATACTTCCTGTGTTGTATGTAATTCCTGTGATTTGCTAATAGTCTcttttctctgttcctgtcttaTACTGTCATGGTATATTGTTTTTATGTTGTGAAATTTCTGACTTTATGGAATTTTCCTCTGTTCTCATTCAATTACAGTCATCAGCAATCATGTCCTTCGTTATATACAAGTGCCAATTCGTAGCCACAGCAGTGATGAATTGAAGACTTCCACCGTGCTTTCTATGTTAGGAGTCAAAATGAATCTTCACACAAAGTTAGATATGACTCCCCTGGAGAAAGCAGACACCCCTCTTGAAGCAAATATGAGCATATCCCCCAAAGCTAGCATGGCAATACCATCTAAGCAGTCAGAAGTGCCACCTGAAGTGATCGTGGAGGTGCCCCCCCAGGTGAACGTGGAGGCAGCCCCCAAAATGAACATAGAAGTGACCCCCAAGGAGAATGTGGAAATGCCTCCTCAGGGGAATACAGATGTGCAACCTGCTGTACACCCCATGGTGAGCATAGCTACTACTCCCATGGCTAGCATGGAATCCCCTGTGTTAAGCTTAGACTCATTGCCTTTGAGCGTGGAATCATCCCCATTGGTGAGTGTGGAGGCATCACCAGTGGTGAGTTTGGACACCTCCCCTGAGACCAGCATGGCTATATCTCCTGAAGTTGGCATAGACCCAGCTAGCATGGAAGCGTCCACTGAGACAAATGCGGATGAGACCAGTGTGGAAGTCCTACCCGAAGTTAATGTAGAAGAGAACTTGGAAGCTCATCTTGAGGGAAAAGCTGGAAGATCATCAGACGCAAGTATGAAAGGACCATCTAAGGATAGCATAACACCTCCTAAAGTGATTGTAGATGTGGCATCACAGACAAGTGTAGACATGCCATGCAAGGTGAGCATGAATGTGTATCATAGGCCAAAACAAGTCTCCAGAGGTTTGTCAGGTGCCTTGTAGTGACACATTTCCTAGTAACATATATGCATTTTAGCCAGGTCAGATTTTATAACATAAGTAACTTATTGTTTGTGGCATTCtgcaatccaattaataaattacTTCAGCTAATTAAAACTTCTCTGAAGTTTGTTGTACCAGCATTTCACCCCAGAGATGAAATATTAGGTAATATTAGTAAACTTTTAGTAGAAGATAGAAAACATAACAGCTTATGTGAACTGTTTCTAAATTCTTGAGgaaaaagtttttgagaaatgTTCTAACCCTTAATTAAGATTCAGAAGTTGAATTAGGTTTTGAAGTAAAAGATTTCCTTTAAATTAATTGTTTCTGTTCTGTACTGGAATTGTGTGATATAACTTCTTAGTCTAGAAGAAAGTATCTTTGTACTTGTTTTTCATGCACTAAAGGGAAATTGGGGGTTTAAGgaagtaaaatttttttatgtatggtactggggcttgaactgagggccttcaccttgagccactccaccagccctatttttgtgaagggtcttttgagtagggtctccaaactatttgcccaggctggcttcaaaccatgatcctcgtgatctctgccttttgagtagctaggattacaggcgtgagccactggcacctggctataatTGTCTTTTATGCAGAATATTTTTCTCCCCAAAAGAAAGCTAGCTACAGCAAAATAATTGCTAGTAATGTCTTACCTTATTGCACCAATCTGCTCAGAAACCAGAACCGAAAACACAGATTTCAAACCCTGTAATCAAAAAGCGTCCATCATCACACATACCTTGTTATAGATGGCCATCATCTGCCCGTGGGTGGCGTTCACCCTCTCCAGTATATACTACGTAAGTAGCCCATTTGCAACTAATTCCTGGTAGGTGCTTTCCCAAGACACATTTCATATCAGTGTCTCATAAGGGAAATAAATACTATGCGTATTTATTTTGTCTATTATAAAAATGCCCACATTACAATAATGTCATTACCTCATAGtatcaaaacatattttatgaaatcatatatttaaaataaattagcacaCATTTGGTACTTTTTCTCAGCAAACAGAGTCAAAGGAACCATTCGTCATCACCTATTCCAGTTTTACCATCAATACCAGCACATACTTCTCTGTCGTACAAAATAACACCTGTCCAATGTACTGTATTTGTGCCAAATGCATTAGGTTCcatcagaaagaagagaagaacagCGTCTACGAGTAAATCTGAGGGTGATGTCCAAAAACACGATCTGTGAAGGTAAGCTTATTTTAGCAACACAGAAGATCTTAAGGTACTTCGGGAATGGTCAGCTTCATTTCATTTCCCAACTGAGAGGACTTTAGGGAATGATCTTTATTTCAGATAAAGAGAATTGAACAACTCACTGGTCCACTGGACTGTTTCTTTTCTACTTGCTTGCCCTTGTCTGAACTGCTTACTCACCTACCCCTTTGCTTTTGGAAAATCCGTTTTGGGAACTGCTAGAAAAAGCACAGGTTGGATGAGAGGGTTTGTCTAGGTAATCCCCATGGGCCTTTCCATTTCCAGTATTGCATGGTTCTTGCAGAGAGCACAGCTAGCTTATCATGGATGAACAGGTTTGAAGATGTAAGTCAGTTTCCATATATAGGCCATAACATGTGGTGTGCCTTGGTGTGTGCTGGATGTAAGTTCCCGAAAGTgtcacattgctttttttttttcctagtttgcCTATCACATGTATCCTTACACCTATAGACACTACTTAAATTCAAACCTCCTGgggaattttacttttttaaggaatTCCACCTTGAATTCTTTGTCACAAATGATTTTATTACAAACTATTCATTCTTGATGtgtcttaaaattttcattgtcacacattatttaattaaaacaaagaaatcagtTACCTAGACTAAAATATTATAATGTGCCTCCATGTCTTCACCTTATTTTCCTGATAgtgttggtttcttttgttacctACATCTGACCACTTTATGATAACCAAATGTATATGCTGTTGTCAGAGTTCCGCTAAACAGTACTAAAAAGCATGCACAAGTCTTCACATGTATGCCAGTTATGTTTTGTTTAGTTGAGTAgggcttttattcttcatttGGACTTGGTATACCCTTGGCTTCCCCTATATTCAGTATATCTTAATCATTTTTCTGATATAATCATTTGATTCAGCTATCTCAAAATGGCCATCCTTGTTGCATTTTGGAACGAGATCttgtttcaaagaaacaaaatgttaatTCTGTCATCGGGGGTTGGCGTGTGATTTATAAATTTTGGCCTATGCATCATttggttttttaatgttttcagctGTGTTGTACTTCCTTGTTGGACTGAGAGACAGTAAGTTCCCTAAAATAACTATCACATGTTTATTTAAACTGTTTCACATGTTTATTTATTATCAGTTGGTGCTTAAATAAACACATGTGTTTATTTAAACATGATCTTATAATAAATGCTCATTAGGAACCTCAAGGCTGGAAGAAGCCCCCAAAGTTTTGACCAAAAATCACCATGTCACTCATGAAgaagaagacaagaaagaagacaaaCCGCGTGACAAAATGGAATCTAGGTCAGCACAAAATCATCCTTTTTATGCTGTAACACTTTATTTTATTGTAGcccaaattttgaaaattttctctcaGGTTGCAAATTCTCCAAGAGCAACTTGGTTTTTTTTCAGTGAGGATCAGAATCTCTCATTGCCTTCTAGACAAGTAAGGAAAGTATAGGCAGCATTTAAAGCCTTTGTAAGTGGCCGACCAAAGAGGACCCTGAGTCCTCCATACgtgttcttttagtttttgtaCATGTGCCAATAATGTACATGTTCTAGGAGAAGGCATAGAGAGATTGAAATGACGTCCAGGGGTCTGTCTCTCAGCAATAGCACCTGAGTGACCACACATTTCTGTTCGCATTAACTGGGGTCAGCcccttactttactttttttaaaaagtgtaagttCAGGATTTGTAACCCTGAAAATTATACTTACTCATGTTTTACCTTGGGTGCATTCCAGTGACCTTCATGACACCTGAATCTCATTAGGCCAGTGAGTCACTGCTGGAATGACATCGTATGGTCAGCAAATGTCATGTACAGCCAGCTATGTGCATTTAAACTTGAAAGAAAGGCTCTTCTGTCTTGAGGCCTATTTTGTCTTGGGCGCTATAATGTCATTCTCTGTTGACTGCCTGCAAGAAACACCTGTAGTACTGACTTTATTTTCAAGTATTAAGTGTTCTTTAAAATACAACCCTTTACTTCCCATACACTTTATATGGGCTTGGAGAAAAGAGGACGTTTAGAATAGCAAGAAATTACAACTGGAAAACTATCACTCATTTCCTCGAGCACCGTTAGACCCACATCTAAGTTACCCATGTCTTCCCCGGGTGAGATTGGGTGTGAGATGCTGAGGGAATCTGACTGTAAAACAGATAAGGACTGATTATTTCTCTCTTGCATGTGTGTCCATGTATGTGTTTTTGACGGTGCAAAGTAGTCCAGTACTTGATAGAAATCTCTTTACATTCCCATGCATAGTTTCCCCTACTTAAAAAGGATGAATTAGTCCTATATAGTAACAACACAGACAATGTAGTGAATCGGTATAAGTTATGTTAGTACACACAAGCAATTTCGCTATAAACATTCACATACTGCtgcatgctgtgtgtgtgtgtgtgtgtgtgtgtgcgtgtgtgtgtgtgtgtgtgactaaagTAAATACTAATTTCTCTATACGCTCTTGGTGTTACTAGGAAAGAAGACATGGCAGATGAAGAACCAGCAGAAGTACAAGATGAAGATGGATTTCAAGAACAaggtttaaaaatgaataaagaattccaGCCAGAAGATGATCACGGATTTCCCCAGGTTTGCTGGTTTGACATACTAACAGTGGATAAGAACCAGCAAATAAAGTTCAATTGAAACCCAAAGCAGCAATTGGTGTCTTTGAGCACATGTAGCATTCATGGCTGCATCTTTACCTTACAGTCTCACTGTTACCCAATACCACTGCAGGTCAATTTCAGCCACCCTTGGCAAAGTTCTGAAGTGTTTCTCAGGGGCAACACACAAAAGCAGAAAGCAGCAGATTATAGATTAGTAGTCCTATAGTTTAAAATCCTAATTGCTTACACAGACTAAATGTCCCAGGTCAGTTTTCCCCATTGTGCATTCTGTGATGCCACACAGGGCGTTCAATTATACTTTGCCTCCCCCCAACAGGAGAGAAAGTGAGATATTACAAATGCCTTATCAAATTGACCACCAGGAATGGCTCACCCTTCTAAATCCAAACCTCTGGATAAATAAATCCCCAAGCTGAGTTCAGACTATACTCATTTTGAATTATTCCCGTAGctcaatttattttctcagttttcacGTATCATTCATCAAACTGCTTACAGGAAAGTTTGATAAGTGGTTGTACACACTTCAGGAAGTAACCTTTACAACTCCTCTGAGCTTTTGAGAAATGGAAGAATTTTGGATCCTGTTGCCTTGTAAAGGGATAGTTCTAtaatcatttacatttaaagaaagGTGGTCTAATATGCATAATGATAACCATGACAACTGGAAGCTTCCAGTTAAAACTTAACCTCAGTCTTTACATTTTAACTAATGCTTTAAAAACTGATAATCCTCGACTATGatacatatattgtatatataggAATCCTCAATCAAAATATTATcactatttaactttttaaactaaTGTTCTCTGATGTCACTCAGATATACTGAGAttaaatgaaacccactaaaaactattaaaaaggagaagggaggagggaaggtgaCTAAGACTGTAATATACATGAGGTGATTTTGACCACAATACATTACACACACGTTCTAAGTATCACAATGGGGTCCTTTTGCATAATTaacttacactaataaaaatgttttaaaaatatttttacataaatttccTAGAAAGGgg
Coding sequences:
- the LOC109692117 gene encoding uncharacterized protein codes for the protein MVTDSSVLKNDMKQRLAKERRQERKRQEEANKEMQLLEKERKAKLQFEKQLEEKQRKIKEQKEKDERRRLSSEKRKQNLEAETEKYRAAVSRTMQWSTRFDQRSKRCSWDGSTENTENKNGKRELKRSSSLNRKDRRERSHGDNQYVNKPVISNHVLRYIQVPIRSHSSDELKTSTVLSMLGVKMNLHTKLDMTPLEKADTPLEANMSISPKASMAIPSKQSEVPPEVIVEVPPQVNVEAAPKMNIEVTPKENVEMPPQGNTDVQPAVHPMVSIATTPMASMESPVLSLDSLPLSVESSPLVSVEASPVVSLDTSPETSMAISPEVGIDPASMEASTETNADETSVEVLPEVNVEENLEAHLEGKAGRSSDASMKGPSKDSITPPKVIVDVASQTSVDMPCKVPSERREEQRLRVNLRVMSKNTICEGTSRLEEAPKVLTKNHHVTHEEEDKKEDKPRDKMESRKEDMADEEPAEVQDEDGFQEQGLKMNKEFQPEDDHGFPQTLKKIMKRTRETDGKASETSDKDTSEEDEADEDEIEGDEDPLDELSASGIQHRNSSSKPKMPCKNAMRRPQKLAVLQAATSEGD